One segment of Gemmatimonadota bacterium DNA contains the following:
- a CDS encoding DnaJ domain-containing protein, which translates to MDDTTNRALHSLDLAPGASLDDVKKSYRELALIWHPDKVPDRVKDRATAKFTEINEAYQWLVRNPKNLRRSSSTGSPYRTTSQRQSPPRYRSSSQSSHTREEYSRSGASRPGASGRTGASRTDDSSGTGAGSSADPAVQRVRQAARGIWTDSRAGLYVYPDIDADRAANFIVALQLNHRFCGAAATVNDLLVFYDIDGSGEEGMAITRSNHLVNNNTGTLYDIGDLVEVRLKEGFFFWSEIVVRRKGNRKFELAGYAENGPGRALVSILGNLIGND; encoded by the coding sequence ATGGATGATACCACCAACAGAGCGCTGCATTCGCTCGACCTCGCTCCGGGCGCGTCGCTTGATGACGTGAAGAAATCGTACCGGGAACTGGCGCTGATCTGGCATCCGGACAAGGTGCCCGACCGGGTAAAAGACCGGGCCACCGCAAAGTTCACGGAGATCAACGAGGCCTACCAGTGGCTCGTCCGCAATCCGAAAAACCTGCGGAGATCTTCGTCAACCGGGTCGCCTTACCGGACAACTTCGCAACGCCAGTCGCCTCCGCGATACCGTTCTTCCTCGCAATCTTCCCATACCCGAGAGGAGTATTCCCGGTCCGGCGCCTCCCGACCCGGCGCGTCAGGTCGAACCGGCGCTTCCCGGACCGACGACTCCAGCGGCACGGGAGCCGGGTCGTCAGCCGATCCGGCTGTACAACGTGTCCGGCAGGCCGCTCGCGGCATCTGGACCGATTCCAGGGCCGGCCTGTACGTTTACCCCGATATCGACGCCGATCGGGCGGCGAACTTCATCGTTGCTTTGCAGCTTAACCATCGTTTCTGCGGTGCGGCCGCGACGGTGAACGATCTGCTGGTGTTCTACGATATCGACGGTTCCGGCGAGGAAGGCATGGCCATCACCCGGTCGAACCACCTGGTCAACAACAACACCGGGACCCTCTATGACATCGGCGACCTGGTGGAAGTCCGTTTGAAGGAGGGTTTCTTCTTCTGGAGTGAGATCGTGGTGCGCAGAAAAGGAAACCGGAAGTTCGAACTCGCGGGTTATGCGGAAAATGGACCGGGACGGGCGTTGGTGAGCATTCTCGGGAACCTGATCGGAAACGATTGA
- a CDS encoding phytanoyl-CoA dioxygenase family protein — protein MPDQRQFPVRFLHVIKRRARSEVERMQRSVGGIIHTWLFKSFKGLSQAIFAGIFKVATRPGSTRQRHLKRSPMPITDALPDMKRELRFFPARNENPKTLSREQVEFFNTNGYLCPLDVFSPREAEENRAYFEDLMDRAEQEGYNSYSINGWQRHCEGIYNLAMNPRILDYAEDLVGETLICEMTHYFCKMPGDVKRVSWHQDASYWPLTPSKVVTIWLAIDDVDEENGPMTVIPGSHLHGQIPFENSTDAERNVLGQTVHDPLRWGGDPVPFVMKAGQISMHTDLLLHGSEPNVSDRRRCGLTIRYLPPDVRGRYPEYHRAVICRGSDPSGYWRPVPRPVGDEIPPRNR, from the coding sequence ATGCCAGATCAGCGCCAGTTCCCGGTACGATTTCTTCACGTCATCAAGCGACGCGCCCGGAGCGAGGTCGAGCGAATGCAGCGCTCTGTTGGTGGTATCATCCATACATGGTTATTTAAGTCATTCAAAGGGTTGTCTCAAGCGATTTTTGCCGGTATATTCAAGGTCGCCACCAGACCAGGTTCCACCCGCCAACGACATTTGAAAAGGTCGCCCATGCCCATCACCGATGCCCTGCCCGACATGAAGCGGGAACTGCGTTTTTTCCCGGCAAGAAACGAGAACCCCAAAACGCTTTCGCGCGAACAGGTCGAGTTTTTCAACACAAACGGGTATCTCTGCCCTCTCGACGTCTTCTCCCCGCGGGAAGCCGAGGAGAACCGAGCGTATTTTGAAGACCTGATGGACCGCGCGGAGCAGGAAGGATACAACAGCTACTCCATCAACGGCTGGCAGCGGCATTGCGAGGGTATCTACAACCTGGCCATGAACCCGCGGATTCTGGACTACGCGGAAGACCTGGTCGGAGAAACGCTGATCTGCGAAATGACCCACTATTTCTGCAAGATGCCGGGCGACGTAAAGCGGGTGAGCTGGCACCAGGACGCGTCCTACTGGCCCCTGACCCCGAGCAAGGTGGTGACGATCTGGCTGGCCATCGACGACGTGGACGAGGAAAACGGGCCCATGACGGTCATCCCCGGTTCCCACCTCCACGGGCAGATCCCCTTCGAAAACAGCACGGATGCCGAACGCAACGTGCTGGGACAGACCGTCCACGACCCGCTCAGGTGGGGCGGTGATCCCGTGCCCTTCGTCATGAAGGCGGGCCAGATCTCCATGCACACCGACCTGCTGCTGCACGGATCCGAGCCGAACGTATCCGACCGCCGGCGATGCGGCCTGACGATCCGGTACCTGCCGCCGGACGTGCGGGGCCGCTACCCGGAGTACCACCGGGCCGTAATCTGCCGCGGCAGCGATCCCTCCGGTTACTGGAGACCCGTACCCCGACCCGTCGGCGACGAAATTCCTCCACGCAATCGCTAG
- a CDS encoding methylated-DNA--[protein]-cysteine S-methyltransferase, producing the protein MIRIADRYDVIETDFGSAHVACTPRGISAVKLDVDEDGTFESYYKERLGRTTVRGSLPEAYVEAVRRAIKGEKITRPPVTLEGLTEFEQTVLQHLARIPTGEVRPYAWLAREVGRPKAIRAVGTVMARNPVPFLMPCHRLVPSTGGVGNYYYGPEMKWTLLEREGIPREDLANWKQRGVRFIGSQTTGIYCYPTCRDARRVQPRHRLEFSGAEEATNSGCRPCKHCRPLSV; encoded by the coding sequence ATGATCAGGATTGCAGACCGATACGATGTGATCGAAACGGATTTCGGGTCGGCACACGTGGCATGCACACCCAGGGGCATATCGGCGGTAAAACTTGATGTGGATGAGGACGGCACCTTCGAATCCTACTACAAAGAAAGGCTGGGGCGGACCACGGTCCGAGGTTCGCTGCCCGAAGCGTATGTCGAAGCGGTCAGGCGGGCCATAAAAGGAGAGAAGATCACCCGGCCGCCGGTCACGCTGGAAGGACTGACCGAGTTTGAACAGACCGTGCTCCAGCACCTGGCCAGGATACCGACAGGCGAGGTCCGACCCTATGCCTGGCTCGCCCGGGAAGTAGGCAGGCCAAAAGCGATTCGGGCCGTCGGCACGGTCATGGCCCGCAACCCCGTTCCCTTCCTGATGCCCTGCCACCGGCTCGTTCCCTCGACCGGAGGCGTGGGAAACTACTACTACGGGCCGGAAATGAAATGGACCTTGCTGGAACGGGAAGGGATCCCGCGGGAGGACCTTGCGAACTGGAAGCAGCGCGGGGTTCGCTTCATCGGCAGCCAGACGACCGGCATCTACTGCTATCCGACCTGCCGCGACGCCCGCCGCGTCCAGCCGCGGCACCGCCTTGAATTCAGCGGTGCGGAGGAAGCGACGAACAGCGGATGCCGGCCATGCAAGCACTGCAGGCCGCTGTCGGTCTAG
- a CDS encoding RNA polymerase sigma factor, with translation MRQDEGRCIALEIHRGNRDAVTDLVATYQDRLFTYAFHMLGGSDDALDVTQEAFVKAYTTLAGKYDAERCRTLEIRPWLYRIVRNLALNRLRSRKRRVDALVSMRENIPAQVFETGNDLTRAEAIRSALAELGRESRELIILRFIEQYTYAEIAKVTRSSESALRGKVYRALRKLRRIMEDGSSGH, from the coding sequence ATGAGGCAAGACGAGGGACGATGCATCGCGCTGGAAATCCATCGTGGCAACCGGGACGCGGTGACGGACCTGGTGGCGACCTACCAGGACAGGCTCTTCACTTACGCCTTCCATATGCTCGGAGGGTCGGACGACGCCCTCGACGTCACGCAGGAAGCCTTTGTCAAAGCCTACACCACGCTCGCCGGAAAGTACGACGCAGAGCGATGCCGGACGCTCGAAATCCGACCCTGGCTGTATCGCATCGTCCGGAACCTGGCGCTGAACAGGCTGAGGTCGCGCAAACGAAGAGTCGACGCGCTGGTCAGCATGAGGGAAAACATACCAGCACAGGTCTTCGAAACCGGAAACGACCTGACCAGGGCAGAAGCGATCCGGTCGGCCCTCGCTGAACTGGGAAGAGAGAGCCGGGAACTCATCATCCTGCGCTTCATTGAGCAGTACACCTACGCGGAAATCGCTAAGGTCACCCGCTCATCGGAATCGGCGCTGCGGGGCAAGGTGTACCGGGCGCTGCGTAAACTTCGCAGAATCATGGAGGACGGTTCCAGTGGACATTAA
- a CDS encoding peptide ABC transporter substrate-binding protein, producing the protein MITHARVSPSIRKLVRTIAIAVIFFVVSAGMLRVLGGPGGPGSPAGDQPDQSSSRYVNSAGVELPPDAAPPSEQYVRTFQLDNTYMEWFRTIYKGTYGHRIIAEPLIRFDKDFNLIPAAANRWEPTDDGLGWYFYLRDDLEFSDGKPLTAHDYVFTLRRGADPQNAYDVEWYYRPIKNWGRVVGRELPLDSLGVHAVDDYTLLIETDEPCAYMPDLMVDSWVSPRQAVEKYGDAWSTSPETSIASGPFYLAEWTKADRVVLKANPRYHGAARPYLETLIAKLHNASTPPPLLASYEADEVDFGLVTNHAELARIKTDPQLSRELHSYTDFATYYLTMDTYNPPFDNLKVRQAFSHAIDRDAVCATALNGFAIPAYSMLPPGFPAEATEALNPVQRYDPALGRKLLAEAGYPDGKGFPRVEMWVRRDVRPVHEAGEAIHAMIKQNLGIDLVVRNMEVKIFMDAINSHQLPLGLVRFGADFIDPSSLMNLWLSSGRHAWRHDRFDQLVVQAGGVVGDYEARMDVYRQAERILVEEVGGLFVWYPTMNQIWKSDIRGDALEPNRRGFRAWRGEQIGNTAFTIYIAEDGEHDTGTKGFWERVLGGGG; encoded by the coding sequence ATGATCACCCATGCCCGCGTTAGTCCCTCAATACGCAAATTGGTCCGCACCATTGCCATCGCCGTGATCTTCTTCGTGGTCTCGGCCGGGATGCTGCGTGTCCTGGGCGGTCCGGGCGGACCGGGCAGTCCGGCCGGTGACCAGCCCGACCAATCATCCTCCCGGTACGTGAACTCAGCGGGCGTCGAACTACCGCCCGACGCGGCGCCGCCCTCGGAGCAGTACGTCCGCACGTTTCAGCTGGACAACACCTACATGGAGTGGTTCCGCACCATCTACAAGGGGACCTACGGCCACCGGATCATCGCCGAACCGCTGATCCGTTTCGACAAGGACTTCAACCTGATCCCGGCGGCGGCGAACCGCTGGGAACCCACCGACGATGGACTGGGCTGGTACTTCTACCTGCGGGACGACCTCGAGTTCTCGGACGGGAAGCCGCTGACCGCCCACGATTACGTGTTCACCCTGCGGCGCGGCGCCGATCCGCAAAACGCCTACGACGTGGAGTGGTATTACCGTCCGATCAAGAACTGGGGCCGCGTCGTGGGCCGGGAGCTGCCCCTCGATTCGCTGGGCGTCCACGCGGTCGACGACTACACGCTGCTCATCGAAACCGACGAACCTTGTGCCTATATGCCGGACCTGATGGTGGACAGTTGGGTTTCTCCGCGCCAGGCGGTGGAGAAGTACGGCGACGCCTGGTCGACGAGCCCGGAGACCTCCATCGCCAGCGGGCCCTTCTACCTGGCGGAGTGGACCAAGGCGGACCGGGTCGTGCTCAAGGCCAACCCCCGGTACCACGGAGCCGCACGGCCCTACCTGGAGACGCTGATCGCCAAGCTGCACAACGCCTCGACGCCGCCGCCCCTCCTCGCGTCCTACGAGGCCGATGAGGTGGATTTCGGTCTTGTGACGAACCACGCCGAACTCGCCCGGATAAAGACCGATCCGCAGTTGAGCCGGGAGCTGCATTCCTACACCGACTTCGCGACCTACTACCTCACGATGGACACGTACAACCCGCCCTTCGACAACCTGAAGGTGCGCCAGGCCTTCAGTCACGCCATCGACCGGGACGCCGTGTGCGCGACCGCGCTGAATGGCTTCGCGATCCCCGCCTACTCGATGCTGCCACCCGGCTTCCCGGCGGAAGCGACGGAAGCCCTGAATCCCGTCCAGCGATACGACCCCGCCCTGGGGCGCAAACTGCTGGCCGAGGCGGGATATCCCGATGGCAAGGGCTTCCCGCGCGTGGAGATGTGGGTCCGCCGCGACGTCCGGCCGGTCCACGAGGCCGGGGAGGCGATCCACGCCATGATCAAGCAGAACCTGGGCATCGACCTGGTGGTGCGCAACATGGAGGTCAAGATCTTCATGGACGCGATCAACAGCCACCAGCTTCCCCTGGGACTCGTCCGGTTCGGGGCGGATTTCATCGATCCCAGCAGCCTGATGAACCTCTGGCTTTCATCGGGCCGGCACGCATGGAGGCACGACCGCTTCGACCAGCTGGTCGTCCAGGCGGGAGGTGTCGTCGGCGACTACGAGGCGCGAATGGACGTCTACCGGCAGGCCGAACGCATCCTGGTGGAGGAAGTGGGCGGTCTCTTCGTGTGGTACCCGACGATGAACCAGATCTGGAAATCGGACATCAGGGGGGACGCCCTCGAACCGAACCGCCGCGGATTCCGAGCCTGGCGGGGCGAGCAGATTGGAAACACGGCCTTCACGATCTACATCGCGGAAGACGGGGAGCATGACACCGGGACGAAAGGATTCTGGGAGCGGGTGCTTGGGGGCGGCGGGTAG
- a CDS encoding YgjV family protein, whose translation MDSFLVSQALAAVAFTCGVISFQCKKRRDVLLWLSASALTNAFHFFVLGRSSAGTMYVVMGVRVFTAAFTTDRRLMYLFMALILAGFFFSYERPLDILALFGSLLPTYGNFQQSDRKVRLIYMVCAVTWMVHNYLAGSPVAVLMETTFLVSNVIGYWRIYR comes from the coding sequence ATGGACTCCTTCCTCGTATCTCAGGCACTCGCCGCCGTCGCTTTCACCTGCGGCGTGATTTCCTTCCAGTGCAAGAAGCGCCGCGACGTATTGCTCTGGCTGAGTGCCTCGGCGCTGACGAACGCATTCCACTTCTTCGTGCTCGGCAGAAGCAGCGCCGGAACGATGTATGTCGTCATGGGCGTCAGGGTCTTCACCGCGGCCTTTACGACCGACCGGCGCCTGATGTACCTGTTCATGGCGCTGATCCTGGCCGGCTTCTTCTTCTCGTACGAACGTCCCCTGGACATCCTGGCGCTTTTCGGTTCCCTCCTGCCAACCTACGGCAATTTCCAGCAATCCGACCGGAAGGTACGGCTGATCTACATGGTCTGCGCGGTGACCTGGATGGTGCACAACTACCTGGCCGGCAGCCCGGTCGCGGTGCTCATGGAGACCACCTTCCTGGTCAGCAATGTGATCGGGTACTGGCGGATTTATCGATAA
- a CDS encoding phytanoyl-CoA dioxygenase family protein yields the protein MKTRHRKGNPTSMSLTQDQLRHFMDEGYVIVEGALTSDDLDPVIAGIEDFVDERASELHREGRIAELHENESFERRLALITRENTAIYDDIDIMNMRAEAVFRFLGNARMLDLVESLVGPEITCSPIQHLRAKLPEGLNRLSGHGNGGGNGGGNGEEDALAARISENVAPWHQDAQVHLEDADPVFILTVWLPLCDTDEENGCLQIIPRVHHSRTVYWSEGFGIEDGGLPEGEVLSLPMRKGDVLLMHKLIPHRSIPNRSGTIRWSLDLRYQQTGLPTGRSFYPNFIVRSRRHPEFVLSDYATWNRGWEEALKVTAQRPPRKNKPTEPTLIRMYG from the coding sequence ATGAAAACACGGCACCGGAAGGGGAATCCCACCAGCATGTCTCTTACACAGGATCAGTTACGACATTTCATGGATGAAGGCTACGTCATCGTCGAAGGCGCGCTCACCAGTGACGACCTGGATCCCGTTATTGCAGGGATTGAGGACTTTGTCGACGAAAGGGCCAGCGAACTCCACCGCGAAGGACGGATCGCCGAACTGCACGAGAACGAATCCTTCGAGCGGCGGCTGGCCCTGATCACCCGGGAAAACACCGCGATCTACGATGACATCGACATCATGAACATGCGGGCCGAGGCGGTGTTCCGCTTTCTCGGCAACGCCCGCATGCTGGACCTCGTGGAATCCCTCGTCGGACCCGAAATCACGTGCAGCCCCATTCAGCATCTGCGGGCGAAGCTGCCGGAGGGCCTGAACAGGCTGTCGGGTCACGGCAACGGCGGCGGGAATGGCGGTGGCAACGGCGAAGAGGATGCCCTGGCCGCCCGCATCAGTGAAAACGTGGCGCCCTGGCACCAGGACGCGCAGGTGCATCTCGAGGACGCCGACCCGGTGTTCATTCTCACCGTTTGGCTGCCCCTGTGCGACACCGACGAGGAGAACGGATGCCTGCAGATCATCCCCCGGGTGCACCACAGCCGGACCGTGTACTGGAGCGAAGGATTCGGCATTGAGGACGGCGGGTTGCCCGAGGGCGAGGTCCTGTCCCTGCCGATGAGGAAGGGCGACGTCCTGCTCATGCACAAGCTGATCCCGCACCGGTCCATCCCCAACCGTTCCGGAACGATCCGGTGGAGCCTCGACCTGCGTTACCAGCAAACCGGGCTACCCACGGGCCGCTCGTTCTACCCCAACTTCATCGTCCGCAGCCGGCGCCATCCCGAATTCGTGCTGTCGGACTACGCCACCTGGAACCGGGGATGGGAGGAGGCGCTGAAGGTCACGGCGCAGCGTCCGCCCCGCAAGAACAAGCCCACCGAGCCGACGCTGATCCGGATGTACGGATAG
- a CDS encoding exo-alpha-sialidase, giving the protein MGWRVAGHMTIYREAGWYGAHPNVVRTPNGNLLVLFHRSPATGFSHHSHPLFDIRACRSGDEGQSWGATELVTAYPYGGVIDFGTHTLAGGETFLHASTVDLVLAQAPEVSKHTWVSRPGVGFHVRSSDNGRTWTHPEPFPLLPDAVNGHPASHSGICRSGLLEMPDGRMLLPGKATDHPEGRPPFFGMMQSSTDGGRTWVYEGRIAEDDVAHFSEPAIYRTPSGRILVLFRCHPNQPPGQDVHLVEVHSDNGGATWSPWRSTTMRGCPGHLLGLRDGRILATVGTRWEGQMGCLARVLEPEAGDLDTAPDIVVRADSLEPDCGYPWSLELKDGRVLVVYYFVYEDGTRGIEGSVLEEY; this is encoded by the coding sequence ATGGGTTGGCGCGTAGCGGGGCATATGACGATCTACCGCGAGGCAGGCTGGTACGGCGCCCATCCGAACGTCGTCCGGACCCCCAATGGCAACCTGCTGGTCCTGTTTCACCGGTCGCCCGCCACGGGGTTCAGCCACCACAGCCACCCTCTTTTCGACATACGGGCCTGCCGTTCCGGTGACGAAGGGCAGTCCTGGGGGGCGACCGAACTGGTGACGGCCTACCCGTACGGCGGCGTGATCGATTTCGGGACCCACACGCTGGCCGGCGGCGAGACCTTCCTGCACGCCAGCACGGTTGACCTGGTACTTGCCCAGGCGCCGGAAGTCTCCAAGCATACCTGGGTCTCCCGTCCCGGCGTGGGATTCCACGTGCGTTCATCGGACAACGGGCGGACCTGGACGCACCCCGAGCCGTTTCCGCTGCTCCCGGATGCCGTGAACGGCCATCCCGCCTCGCACTCGGGGATCTGCCGGAGCGGCCTGCTGGAGATGCCGGACGGGCGGATGCTGCTTCCGGGCAAGGCGACAGACCATCCGGAAGGACGGCCCCCGTTCTTCGGCATGATGCAATCGTCGACGGATGGCGGACGTACCTGGGTCTACGAAGGCCGTATCGCCGAGGACGATGTCGCCCACTTCAGCGAGCCCGCGATCTACCGGACGCCGTCCGGCAGGATCCTGGTGCTCTTCCGCTGTCATCCGAACCAGCCGCCGGGACAGGACGTGCACCTGGTGGAAGTGCACTCGGACAACGGCGGCGCGACCTGGTCCCCCTGGCGGTCTACGACCATGCGGGGTTGTCCCGGTCACCTGCTCGGGCTGCGGGACGGCCGCATCCTGGCCACGGTGGGCACCCGGTGGGAGGGACAGATGGGCTGCCTGGCCCGGGTCCTCGAACCCGAGGCCGGCGACCTGGACACCGCGCCGGACATCGTCGTGCGCGCCGATTCCCTGGAGCCGGACTGCGGGTATCCATGGTCGCTCGAATTGAAGGATGGACGGGTGCTGGTCGTTTACTATTTTGTCTATGAAGACGGCACACGAGGCATAGAAGGATCGGTGCTCGAGGAATACTGA
- a CDS encoding chloramphenicol phosphotransferase, which translates to MPDAATLPGTAVVLNGAPRSGKSSIALAIQRMSREPWMNLGADRFIEITPERLRPGIGLRPAGIANRPGGERPDLEPLIPGLYGALYASIAAHLRLGLNVVADVTHHDDYATLSGILYNCAGRLEELNAHFVGVRCPAEVVWQRRKDTWLKEEYIPDDAPLPELVRIWDREVHKPGIYDLEVDTSKLSAEACAGKILAHVETGPRPDAFRRLAAMSG; encoded by the coding sequence ATGCCGGATGCCGCGACGCTTCCGGGTACGGCAGTCGTTCTAAACGGCGCCCCCAGGTCAGGGAAGTCCAGCATCGCGCTCGCCATCCAGCGCATGTCGCGGGAACCGTGGATGAACCTCGGCGCCGATCGATTCATTGAAATCACGCCGGAGCGACTGCGCCCCGGGATCGGGCTCCGTCCCGCCGGTATCGCGAACCGGCCTGGTGGCGAAAGGCCCGATCTCGAGCCGTTGATTCCCGGTTTGTACGGAGCGCTTTACGCGTCCATCGCGGCCCACCTTCGACTGGGCCTGAACGTGGTGGCCGACGTCACGCATCACGACGATTACGCCACGCTGAGCGGTATCCTATACAACTGCGCGGGACGTCTGGAGGAGTTGAACGCGCATTTCGTGGGCGTGCGCTGTCCCGCCGAGGTCGTGTGGCAACGGCGCAAAGATACCTGGCTGAAGGAAGAATACATACCGGATGACGCACCCTTGCCCGAACTGGTGCGGATATGGGACCGGGAGGTGCATAAACCCGGTATCTACGACCTCGAGGTCGATACATCGAAATTGAGCGCCGAGGCCTGTGCCGGCAAGATCCTGGCGCATGTCGAAACGGGTCCCCGGCCGGATGCGTTCAGGCGGCTTGCCGCGATGTCCGGATGA